The window ttatttttttattttttagctCAGATTGGGCTCATATTTTTTAGCTTACTTCAAGCTAGAAGAATGAACTCTCTTGAgcttgagtttggtttaaaaaattcaaattctagctcgattcttttaaattaaactTGTGAGAGCATATTTTACTTTGAAgtatatttatgaaatattattataaGCTCGCAAGCGGCTTGAGAGCTATTGAGTTAATAATTAGGCTCAAAAACATGTATTCAAACATGTCAGAACTTGCCAAGTTTGATGTTTTCGAGTGTGAGttaaaaatttttgaaactAGCTCGAAAAGCACCGAACTTGTCCAATTCAGTTGCATTCCTAGTCATATGTGaagttttgatattttaattcaaGAACGATAGCAATTTTGAAGTTTGGGTTTTATGCCGCAGGAAATGTGAGATCCAATCACTAAAAACAGGTAGAACGGAGAAAGCCACGTCCGAGCCTGGGAATGGTGTGCAGAGCAATATGGATTCTGAGATTATCGGGGATGGATTTCGATGGAGAAAGTACGGCCAGAAAGTTGTCAAGGGGAATTCATACCCAAGGTTAGTATTCTATTCGTCAACTTTCTTGGCTTTCCCTAGTACAGAAATAAAATGCGAGTCTACAAGTTCAATAAAATACAGGGAAATTTTTGTTAGATCAAGAGGCTTGATTTTTGTTGGACCATTTAGTATATAACAAGCATGAGCAATCATTACATTTGTCAAAAAATGCTAAAATAATCTTTTCAACAATTTTTATAGAAATtgttaaaaaatcaaatttatagaATTTATAGCGGAAAAATGCCTCTTCTTTAACGTGATGAATTTTGGTTGCTATTCTTTTAAATTACTGGCATCTTGACATGCATTTCACAGCAATTTGCATCACCATTTATGTTCGTATTTTTGATTCAATTTATGGGGAGTGGGAATCTCGAAATAGTCGGCTCTTTTTAAGACAGTACCACTTGGCATCAGTTCCGTTTGTTGTTGGCTCTTAGGTTGTACATATTTGATTGTCCTTGCAGGAGTTACTACAAGTGCACCAGCCCGAAGTGCAAGGTGCGGAAGTATGTCGAGAGAACTTCGGAAGATCCATCAACTTTCATAACGACGTACGAGGGTCGACACAACCATGAAATGCCAATCAAAATTGGAAATTCTGAGGCATCTAATACAAGGACTAGGAGCAAATCATGAATCAACAATCCCTGCGAATCTAGAGAAATGGGcagatgtatatgtatatatatatatatatagagagagttttgatatgctgcacacctaccgtgcacacttatgtgagNGGAAAATGACTGGTTCATGTGGCcggtttcttttctttttttgtgttTCGAAAATTTCGATCCAGACTCCTGACattcaattatatataattttgagaaaaattgtcGTACAAGTACAATTTATGAAAGATAACTTGGGATAGATATTCAAAAAGAACTAGTTCAAACAAGGAATGAAGCTTTCAAATGGCAAAAGGTTCACTCAAACATTCATCCCAACAAGCACAAGTTTCAGGACTGAAGTTCTTCCCTAAATGTGATTAACCACCAAAAATAGAGGTCctttaaagtaaaaaaatgtCTCAGGGAATTCTTATAAAAGAAAGGTAAGAAATTTTATTAAGATAGAAGACAGGCTACAATGGTAAAAGATACACCACACAGCACAGGGTATCTAAGATAGTGAGGACAACTGCTTGAGTGAGATTGCAAATAGCACTTCAATTGGTTCTTGCACTGCCAGGCACTTAACTTTGTCACATCTTGGTTTTTCAAGATTTGGTCCAAATACGGGCATTTAAGACAGGTGCTTTGCATTCATTTTATTCTACCCAAAACTCAACTTGGAAACCCATGTACCTGACCCCAACCTGATAAGGTAAAAATTCAAGTTCAATCCCAATACATTTGCTACAAAAGTGCTTCTGTAAATTCGGTCACGAACGAATCTCATTTTTCATGTATGCACATAAGTCAGAATTCTTATTTACTCATATCACATCTTATTTTTCCATGTATGCACATAAGTCAGAATACTTATTTACTCATATCACACTCAATAAATGAGTAATATTTTGCATGTCTACCAGTTTCAGCCGTGTCTCAGCTCTTGATAATGAGTAATAACAAAGGAAAAGCACAAATGAAGGACTGTTGCAACACCCTACTATAGTAACAACCAAAAAGCGTCCGAGCACAAGCAAAgttcaaaatatcattttaccTCTTCATGTCTCAAAGGTGGCTGACGTGGTTTTCCCCACACAAGCGAtaatttggtttatatttaaatgaagattaaaatataattataaaaataataagggAGTAAactacaattttgatatatgaattaaaaaataaaaaaaataaaagaaaaaaataaaaaaagatccAATGAGGAATTAAACCtacaaagaaacaaaaattttatcCGTTGAACTACATATATCTTGCATTAAAGTTTTAACACTTTatgaatatataattattaaaatagacTATGACACCAAAAGTTAGTTATTTTAAGGGGTGTATTCAATGCAGGAGATTTATTGACTTTTAACGACACATAAAAGTTAATTATTTCTCTATCTGTCGCTTCACATCAACTCTCTTCTTATATTTACTCCTCTAATCTATCTCTATCactctctcaaattttcgaaatgtatctctatatatattttcatctttccttttcaaattttttatttttagctgatttttcatttaataaattttattttaatatcataagaaattttgaattctagatttgattttgtgatttttatttatgatttatacaaattaatgtaatattcgataataataaaagatgataaaaaaatgccgcttaattcttaataattgaatagtCTTTTAACAATCATgcttttttaaattctttttagcattttcaattaatatgtaagctgtgatatttttatacaaaattatatccacacaatgataaataatattattttcacatatatattatcaattcaaaaagaaagttacagattaatcaattgatgtattttttaaaatttacaaacataCATACAAACCCACATATATATCGTcatgtcgatttcatagttatAATCTCGGCCAAATCCACTAGAAAGATTACAAAATACCATATAAAAGATAGAATTTGAAATTGTTAGATAACATCAAATACTCAATACGTCACATAAACTAATTTAATACTACTCAAACTCGACCTTAATAAGTTTTGAGTCAGGTCGAGCACGAGTTGAGTATCATAAAACTCATTACCCGATCTATATCCGTTCCCTCGCTAATTTATTGGACCCACCTAAtccgattcaaactcaaaagaGAAAAAAACAGTAATGGAAGCCATAGCCATTGATTACTTCAAAATAAGTTGTACTCAGATCGGAATTTGATTGTTCAACTGAAAGCAAGTTCGACCACGggtcaaaattatatttcaaaatgacTTCGAATTTTGAATGGTTGTGATTTGATAGAACTTTCGAGTTATTTAAATTGATAGAAAAGTAAAAACGCAGAGGACCTACGAAATAATAGGTCGTGGCAAATAAAAAAATGCGGCGGCTAAATTTACGGAGTGTTTGGTTTGGGGAATTTTCTTCGTATAACATGTAATTTTGAGgtttatttatttcttaaatagtaataattgatgtcgaaaaaaatattttcaaattgaaaaatattaggtTCTTGTTCATAGAGACTGCTTTGTTGTGACACCTGTGAACATAATATAtagtttaatatatataatttagttgTCGGTTATTTGGTAATCTtgcaatcaaatttgaatttgatttgtCCTAATctattttgattgatttttaatttttgattatttaggATTATAAGTTAGATTAAGTACTGAAACTAAggtaaaaacttatgtgagacggtttcacggatcgtattttgtgagacggatctcttatttaggtcttccatgaaaaaatattactttttatgctaagagtattactttttattgtgaatatcggtagggttgacccgtctcacagataaagattcgtgagaccgtctcacaagagacctattcctGGACTAAagttaattaattttcattttgttttaattaataaaatttatttgaaaacttCATCTCTATTCTAATTTGAAGTCTGTTTCTCCTTTATTTTGTTTATCTAGTAAAGTTAAGCTAGTTTAgcttattaataatttaatttttgtgaaataatttatttgtagGAACGATCCTTTCAAAAAAGCTATATTATAAATTGATTCATATAATTTcaaggtaaaaaaaatttgaaacattAGTAAATGTCTAAAATAGTTTCGTGAGACGAGATAATAAATTATGTATAATATGTTGATAACAAATTAaaagatacaaaaaaaaaacagaagatTGTGCTCTAATTATTGTAGAACTCTAGTTGCAAACATATGATGATAAtgtatatttttatcatttgcGCCAAACAACCTCACATGTTATATGAAGAATTATTATAAGGGAGATCGGCTGAAAATGATAGATATGGTGTACATTAAATTATTGAATGatcatgaaaattaattttaagtatgatttaaaatatttaaaatatatatatctaaaaTTNatattaatttcataattacccTTCATATCCTGCTAAAAACCTCTTTAAgttattttacatagaaaaaaatctaaacaaaatttaTCTTTTCAATCGAACAAtttttctaaattgaaaataatatcgtgttaattgtttagtattatttgatcaaattaaaaataataataacacatgcaacGTGTGTGCATCACAATAATAGTCAGTTTAAATCTTATTTATTGCATATGGTTATATGTATTCATGCTGATACGTTATTTTACAATAATTAATAGATGTTTATTTTCAaagtaatttaaatttaatttgaatgaTTTTGCCAAAACACGGCATTTTTATATCACAACTACCAACTACCAACTACCAACTACAAACTACAAACTTAATTATATTCCACAAAgttttacattaaataaaaataattagtaTCGATCAAGAGTTAACTTCCATGACTGAGCTTTCGACATATATATACCTCTTAACTTTATTTTCCATGCGGTGGGTGAAACAACGTTTTTCCCTCTTACGTTTAGAACTTAGTAAAGCAATTCTAAGTCTCATTATTCAAACCGGTAATTTTATCCATACATATCTTaaaacaagaactcaatctcTAGaacaattattataaattataaaaatcctCCATTATTCGTATAATAAACCTCATTTCAGATCGTCCAAGCCCATTTGATCTCTTATTTCGGTCTCTTTATTTCATCAATTCCATGATCCCCAGAGTAAAAACCGAACAAACTTTACGAAATTCTTTGAAACCGGCTTGTTTTGCCAGGGCTTGAAATTCCTTTTCCGTCCTCTCTCTTGCGCCTGGAATATAGGCCAACATTATCAAATCAACATCGAATACCAGCTTAGAACTTATATCTTCGTTGGGGGTCTCTGGAAGAATACGTTCCACGATGATCATTTTCCCGTTCTCCGGCAGCGATCCACGGCAGTTTTCCAAGATTTTTAAGCACTCGGAGTCGCCCCAGTTATGGAGAACGAACTGCAACCGAGAAATAGAGAAGTAAATATTATCCTCCACCTACAAGACCTGTGTATACCAGCTGCATGCCTTTTGTTCCCACAAActaattttcttttaacaaaaacGCAAAACAAACATATTCGAAACTAAAACTTATTCCAATAGCATTACATTTTAAtgtgaaaaattagatttttttaaaaaaatctaaatttaacAGATATCTAtgttggagatttaataaaattaaatatataaatcatgtgATTAAATTCATATGTCACAACACATAAGGAATTTAtgtcgaattatcagaaaatataaataatagtaAATGTGTACCAGAATCCATCGATTGACCTAGCATTCGAGTTATAGATCATCTTCCAATGCAACAGATAATCAACCACATTATTATTGACTTAGATGAGATAAAAGAGAGATCTAGAATATGCGTGTCGTATATATTTTATCTGTTATTCTATGTGCCTCGGGACCATAACCTTATATAACATTAGCAGTCTTCCACCCATCATAGAAGACTTAATTGGAATGAGTTTCTACACATAAAGTGTATCaaaccaatttatttaattctctGAAGactcataattaattatatcactTTGTTAGACTTTTTATTAGAtagcaattaattaaattacataagCCCACAAAACAGTTCTAACAGTCTATGCATCGCGTTAAAATTACTAAACTTCACAAATCTATCAACAAtgaaattaatatcaatatgaTCGTTGATAATTAATCGTCCATCTACCTTGATTGTGAGCCCATTAACTAATTAAATGCAAAATTATGTGATGACTTGTGTAGGAAATTGTGATTaaacaatgattttaaatgcATGCAATCCACACGTTTtcacattaattattaaataatataatttgtgATGGCTATGGATTGACTATGAGAcgaaccttcatcaagatggcATCCCCTTTCGGCACGCTAACAAACATGTCTCCACCAACGTGCTCCACACCTGTGCACattcaatataaaataatgCTCAGcgtttgatatatgaattaaaaaaagagttttttttttgggataatGTTGAAGGTACTAGTAAATCTCTTGGTAATTATATAGACCTGCCTCACATaagaaattaatatttgtaATGGTGATATGTATATACATTAACACTAGCGAAACAGAAATATGGCTCTGCCcgagctagaattttaaactctagaatctgttaatattttaaattgatcttcATGCCCagattaatatcatattattccaaaatttacatataaatttaaaaaaaaaaaaaattgatccaCCCAGGCTTTGCACGTAGCTCGGCCACTCTATACATATACCAGGATAAAATGGAGCTTGTCGGGTAGCGTGGGGCAGATCGAAATTTATTCCCTTAATAGTTGGATGCTTCGAAATGATCATGTTGAGTGAAGCACCGATTCCACCTCCCACATCAACGAGGGACTCCAAACCCTCGAAGCCATCGTATGTCTCGACAAATTTCTTCATGAAAATCGTCGAATTATTGGACATGGCCTCGTGAAAGATCGTGTTGAATCTAGGATCTGTCGCGTGGTACTCGTACAAGCTCTTTTTATGTGCTTTGTTGAACAGGGTTCCTCCCTCCTGAACCGCATCCTTTAGATAGTACCTTTCatgtaattaaatatataattattaagtaTGCAATAGAGTTgccaaattcacaaaaaaatctaaatatgcGACGTATGGTTAAAATATTATGGCTTGCCAGATATCCATGAGAATTTTGTCCTGAGTCATGAGCAAAGAAGGAGCCATGGAAACTCCATCTTCGTTCTTAGTCAAGAATTCGCACACCGGGGCCAGAGAATA of the Primulina huaijiensis isolate GDHJ02 chromosome 1, ASM1229523v2, whole genome shotgun sequence genome contains:
- the LOC140986233 gene encoding caffeic acid 3-O-methyltransferase 2-like, with protein sequence MDSTAVSDNRTSTMEDSNFLFAMQLVTASVFPSVLKAAIELDLLELIKKQGPGAFVSAGELASQIHATNQEARGMLDRILSLLASHSVLKCRQKTLPDGGAERLYSLAPVCEFLTKNEDGVSMAPSLLMTQDKILMDIWYYLKDAVQEGGTLFNKAHKKSLYEYHATDPRFNTIFHEAMSNNSTIFMKKFVETYDGFEGLESLVDVGGGIGASLNMIISKHPTIKGINFDLPHATRQAPFYPGVEHVGGDMFVSVPKGDAILMKFVLHNWGDSECLKILENCRGSLPENGKMIIVERILPETPNEDISSKLVFDVDLIMLAYIPGARERTEKEFQALAKQAGFKEFRKVCSVFTLGIMELMK